From one Orcinus orca chromosome 10, mOrcOrc1.1, whole genome shotgun sequence genomic stretch:
- the ZNF451 gene encoding E3 SUMO-protein ligase ZNF451 isoform X3, with product MGDPGSEIIECVPPAGPEASESTPEENEDDIQFVSEGPLRPVLEYIDLVSSDDEEPSTSQSERMPESKVPSSESHRPEMCSSCSVPLPSGDSSSSSGSCTSSPHRIVSQPSSVENPLENQKSDQSNSVIKISETETLKPSQNCQILPSSPLLVPQESLASSEVKEDLPVESSASQHGQDAILYLQTQVAEMSRVIRDLQSRSCFRFHHSRPSKNSSVPWDISTSKEEHLSTVEEEADCKSPSADDKGQPGDPSQSSFTGLLKRMEQRGIIKRVTLQSEAEPCEGKPDCVTSKKRLVPPLHPLLRIATTEVFKDPADCHPSSFMGHRVYPVAKDTSPFQPNPPAGGPIVEALEHSKRGSTTSPLDSTSKEMEVMGCRFYHAASIAARAASYMAYMTQYQRKLWEDMEDLVHDPEFDRGKARCIISDGMDAGLWQLCTTRDIMDSVVRVMAMAIDYRRQAWLRLTSLTKKTQEKISHLPFDGTSLFGQDVNAVVAEENSIKENDYKDHSKYYNQHRYFYSHDQKAHYHSRGYSRGDWYKPRNHPYRYRKKGESPERHGYKN from the exons GAAGGACCATTGAGACCTGTTCTGGAATACATTGATCTGGTCAGCAGTGATGATGAAGAGCCTAGCACCTCTCAGAGTGAG AGAATGCCTGAGTCTAAGGTGCCATCCTCTGAGAGTCATCGCCCAGAAATGTGCTCTAGCTGCAGTGTTCCTCTTCCCAGTGGAGACAGCAGCTCCTCCTCTGGGAGCTGTACCAGCAGTCCACACAGGATAGTTTCTCAACCTTCTTCTGTTGAGAACCCATTGGAGAACCAGAAAAGTGatcaaagtaattcagttattaaGATCTCTGAGACAGAGACGCTTAAGCCATCACAAAATTGCCAGATTCTGCCTTCATCTCCACTTCTGGTCCCCCAAGAATCTTTGGCCTCTTCAGAGGTCAAGGAGGATTTACCTGTAGAGTCTTCTGCTTCACAGCACGGACAGGATGCCATCCTCTATCTCCAGACACAAGTGGCTGAGATGTCCCGAGTGATACGTGATCTGCAGTCCAGGAGCTGTTTTCGATTCCATCATTCTAGGCCAAGTAAGAATTCCTCGGTTCCTTGGGACATCTCTACCTCCAAGGAAGAACATTTATCCACAGTGGAAGAAGAAGCTGACTGCAAATCCCCCTCAGCTGATGACAAAGGGCAGCCAGGTGACCCTAGTCAGTCTAGTTTCACAGGGCTTTTGAAAAGAATGGAACAAAGAGGTATTATCAAGAGAGTCACTTTACAGTCCGAAGCAGAACCATGTGAAGGGAAACCTGATTGTGTGACTTCTAAGAAACGTTTGGTCCCTCCACTGCATCCTCTTCTGAGAATCGCCACCACTGAGGTTTTTAAAGACCCTGCTGATTGCCATCCTTCCTCCTTCATGGGACACAGGGTGTATCCTGTGGCCAAGGATACCTCTCCTTTCCAACCAAATCCACCGGCCGGGGGCCCCATCGTAGAAGCATTAGAGCACAGCAAGAGAGGAAGCACAACATCACCTCTGGATTCTACCTCGAAAGAAATGGAGGTCATGGGTTGTAGATTCTACCATGCTGCTTCCATTGCAGCCCGAGCTGCTAGCTACATGGCCTATATGACTCAGTATCAGCGTAAACTCTGGGAAGACATGGAGGATCTGGTCCATGACCCAGAGTTTGATCGTGGAAAAGCAAGATGTATAATATCTGATGGTATGGATGCGGGCCTTTGGCAGCTTTGTACTACTAGGGATATAATGGACTCTGTGGTCAGAGTTATGGCAATGGCAATAGACTACAGAAGGCAGGCTTGGCTTCGACTCACATCTCTCACTAAGAAAACCCAAGAGAAGATCTCACACTTGCCCTTTGACGGTACTTCCCTCTTTGGACAAGATGTGAATGCTGTAGTTGCCGAAGAAAACAGTATAAAGGAAAATGACTATAAAGACCACAGCAAATACTATAACCAACATCGATACTTCTATAGTCATGACCAGAAAGCACATTATCACAGTAGAGGATACTCCAGAGGGGATTGGTACAAACCCCGAAACCACCCCTATAGATACAGGAAAAAGGGAGAATCTCCAGAACGCCATGGGTACAAGAATTAG